ATTGTCTGGAACATCCCTTAATGGGAATATTAAATCAAATCTTGAAAGTGTTTCGGGTTTTATAGGGACTTGTTCCATAACTGATAGGTTTGAGTCATACCTTCCTAATTTTGGATTACATGCTGCCAATGTTGCACATCTTGCAGGTAGTTCAAGGTTGTTTTGCATCTTTGTAATTTTTGCCATTTGGCTTTCCATTGCATCATGGACATAAGGCATTACTTCTTTATTATGTGTAAATTCATCTAAACATACGGTTCCCCCATCTGCTAAGGCATAGATACCCGGTTTTACTACCCATGATTCCCCAAACTCTGTTTTTTCTTTATTTATACCTCCAATTAATCCTGCCCCTGATGCTCCTGACATTGTGGCATACTTTGTGTTTGGAAGTTTTTTAAGTTGGTGCATCATTGTAGATTTTCCTACTCCTGGGTCTGTAATTAAAAGAATATTTAGATTCCTTCTTTTGTCTCCTTTTTCTACCCCTTTAACTTGCTGTAAAAATATGGCTTTCTTTACCTCATCCATTCCCTTTGTTTCCCTGAGCATATAGTTTGCTAATTTTTCTATAACTTCTGGGTCTTTTGCTATTTTATAGATGTTTTCAATGTCATCTTCTGTGATGTTAATATCGATGTTGTCTATTTCTTCGTATCCAAATGCGTATAAGTGTATATCTGCAACAGATGTTCCTTTTTTGTATTTTTCAATTGGCACTGCAACTACTCTTAACTTTCCAGAATATATTGGTTCTGAATCTTCAAGGAATAATGATGCAGTGTGTTGTTTCCCATCTTGTGAAACTTCCAATTGTTGGACAATTAATTCTTGGAATGTTATCCTACTTTTTGAGTCAATTGTCATTCTTTGATTTGAACAGTTTGGACAGGATACTTTCTTTTTTTCAGGGTCTTCCCAGAAGTCAAGTTTTACAGTTCTTTTAGTTCCACATTCAAAGCACAGATATTCCGCTTCCGTTGTTCTTGATTTGTTCTTTGATGCTTGAACTATTGAACATTCAAATTCTACAAGTTTTCCTATGTCATTTGCTCCTATTTCTGAAAGTTTCTTTTTTGATGTTAGGAGGTTTGTTATGAATATGTGTGTTATGTTCGTTTCCTCTGCAAATAGTTCTTCGTATGTTTCTTTGTAAATGTTTGTTAGTATGTTCCTTGCTTCAAAAGGATTGTTTTTTATAATATCACTTAATTCTGCTAAATGAGGGAATGACAATATAAATTCTTTAATGTTAAAGGTTCTATTATCTGGGTTCTGGTGTAGGATTAGTTTAAAGTATTCTTTTATTTCTTGGCTATGTTCGAATAGGTATGCATCTACATCAGATATTAGTTCCTCATTCTCATGTTGTATTGAAAGTATTTTTTTACCGTTTATTGTTTCTTCTTTTATTTTTCCTTGTTGGATAAGTCTATTTTTTGCCATAGATACTGCATTTTTCTTGTGATTGTTGATTAATCTTGTATAGATTTCGTCCCATTCAGTTATTCCATTTTCGATAAGTTTAAGTATTTCTTCTGATATACTCATAATTACCCCTCTTTTCTTAATCAATATATTTTTGATATATTTTCTCTATCTCTTACAGTGTCCATTAAATACTCTATTTTATCGCATTGTGTTATTTTATTTTGATATGATTGCTCTAACACATTGTCCCATTGTCCTTTTTTCTTGCATGCTTCCTTCCATTCCATTAGTGCATTTTTTAACTCCCTTGCTTTTTCCCTTACTTTATCTCTTTCCAGTGCAGTCATTTTTATCCCTCTTTTCTTTTTCATTTTCAATAATAATTTTGACCTGTTTCCCAATAAATTTTTTAGGTATTGTTATATGTCCTGTGTTCCCTGTTGGTTTAACAGTTTTAATAATTTCAACTTGTGCCATAGTTCCACCTAAAATATTGTTAGTAATAACCTATTGGTTAGATATGGATAACCAATTATATAAAGTTTTCGATTTTTGGTTATTAATAACATAAAAGTTTGAAATAATATTTATGGGGGGGCAGGATATATAGTTATAAACTAAAAAAGGGAAACTATGGATTTATTAAAAATAATATCAAAAAAGAATAATAGATTGGTTTTAAAATTATTATCTCAGTATAATAAACTATATTATAGTGCCATAAAAAAAGAATTAGGGATATATGATAAGTTATTAAATAATGCATTAGATGAATTAGTTAATGTTGGATTGGTTAAAAAAGAAATAGAAAATCCCAAAGTAAGAACCTCAAAAGTTTATTATTCCCTTACCGGTTTTGGAAAAAAAGCAGTTAAACTATATGACTATGCAGAACAGTTGGAAAAGGAACTGGAAGAAGAACTGGAAGAAAAAAGTTTAATAAGTATTAATGGCAGTGTTGGTGATAACAACATCATAGCCAACAACATCCAAAATTCCAAAATCTCTTTTAAAAAATAATCGTAATCCCTGTCATTGTAGTTTCTTTTAAGAAATCATAAATAAACTTTATTTTAATTCATATTAATCAATTCATGTGAATAACTATTTGTTCATTCACATAAAATGAGTAATTTTAAAAGAGTATAGCTAAAAACAATATATATAAATCCTTATTCACACATTCACGCAAAAAATTTTTATGAGTAAATTTTTACCTTCGAAACCTAAAAAATTACATACTCAAACATAAAAATTGCACTTATGAAAAAATTGCGTGAATAAGTGAATGAGTTAGTATCATTAAGTAAATACTAAAATACCTTATAAAATTCGTTGGATTGTGTGAATGAATAGATGTCTATTCATGTGAATACGAATTTTTATAATAAGGAAAAATTGAATAAAAAATATATTAATATGATGGGTGATATATTGGTAATTGATAATAATTCAATATGGGATATTTTAAAAGTATTTTTTGGAATGATTCTTGGGATTGGAATAACAATTGTAAAATACAAATATTTGACAGCCCATGATAATCAAAAAACTATTGCAGAAATGAAGGGAAGTTTTGACGAAAGATACAAGAATTGTGATAAAAATTTCAATGAATTAATTAAAAGGATTGAACGATTGGAAAATAAGTATGAACATATTGACAAGGGCTTTGGAAAATTGGAAGTATCAATACAATATTTTGAAACATTTATTAAAAAAATCGAAAAATAGATGGTGGTTATATGTCAAACTTAACGGATTATGAAATCCAGAGAAGAAGGGAGCTCACACAAAAACTTTATGATAATACCATAACCCCAAGCGAAGCTCAGGAACTTACTGAAATACTTGAAAAAGAAAAGAAAATAGCAGAAGAGAGGGATGAAGTTTTAGCATTAGTTGGTATTGTTTTACTGTTGGGCATGGCAGCTTATTTTTTATCTAAGAAATAATTTCAAATAAATATTTTAAAACAATAACTGCCGCAGGAGGTATAATTATATACTTAACCAGTAAGTGGAAGGTTATTTCTTTTATTGCCATTTTCATCAATTTTTTTAATATCTCTTTTTTCTTCGTATCCTTCTGAAACATCTTCTTTATCTTCAACACTACTATTATTTTCAACAGCATGCTTATTTTTACGATTTCGTATATACTCCTGTGCATGGTTCTTTGCATTATCGATGATAAGAAAAAATTCATCTGGATACAGTGCAAAGTATCCAACCACCAAGGATATTAGAATAAAAACCATATACCAAATATGTCCTAAAACTGCAAAAAATACGGTGTTTAAGATTACGATAATAAAAATATATAAAAATATTTTCTTTTTTTCATTATTCATAAGTTCCACCTAAATAGTTCCAATATTATCAGAAGGTATCTGGCTGGATATAACATTCCCTGCTGCATGTTCTGCCCCACCAAACCACCAACCTATGATGAATAGGATTACAACTATTCCCATAAGAATCAATATATTAATTACATTCCCTATCATGTAGATTACTACTGCTTTAATCCAACCAACTTCAAGACCATCTTTTATAGATTTAAAAAATCCTATACTTCCAACAACACCTGCTATAATTTTAAGGAGTAAAATATATTTGGACATAGAGTAATATATAACGATAAGAGCTCCTGGAATTAAAACAATTAGTTCATAAAAGATTGAATTAATCAATGCCGATGTCAATATGATGATTGCCTCAAAATATGAAACATCTTTATTGAATATTCCACAACTCATTTTAAATCCAATAGCATTTATTGCAGTAATTATTATAAGTCCCATAACGACAAATGCGATAATTGCAATTACATCCATTATTCCACCAATTTAGCATTTAACCCAGTTATATATATGTAGGCATGGTCATTTTTTGAATGTTTTAACTTATCAGTTAATTCTTTATTTACTTTTCTATACCTGTCCCAATCCACATCCTCCGCACACTTGAACAATACTTTTATCTGACAGTTCCCAGTTATTGTTTTATCAAGAAGTGCTATTCTTTGAGTGATTACAACCAGTTTTAAACCTCTTTTCCTACCCCTTGTTATAAGTTCCAACAAACCACTTGATAATTTATACTGAGCTCCTCCGCAAAATCTTGCCTCATCTATTGCAATGATACAACCCTTTACATTATCAAATATTTTTTGATACAGTCTGTCCAACTGTTCCAGGTAATTATCTTGTCTTAAATTAGGAACATATCTTATAATAGGTTTAGTTCTTAAATCATTCAAAATGCTTTTGGTGGAAGTTTTGTATATGCCATCGTATTCGTCTTCTGGGTCAATTACTACTACCTTTACTTTTTTCTTTATTGCAGGTTTTAAAATATTCCTTTTAAAATATTCTGATTTTCCAGTTCCAGATGCTCCATTAATTATGATGTGTTTTATATTTGCTCCTGCCATAATTCTCACTCTTCTATTTTGTCAAGAACATCTTTGAATTTATCTCTATATACATAAGATACAATAGTTATG
The window above is part of the Methanococcus aeolicus Nankai-3 genome. Proteins encoded here:
- a CDS encoding ATP-binding protein, coding for MSISEEILKLIENGITEWDEIYTRLINNHKKNAVSMAKNRLIQQGKIKEETINGKKILSIQHENEELISDVDAYLFEHSQEIKEYFKLILHQNPDNRTFNIKEFILSFPHLAELSDIIKNNPFEARNILTNIYKETYEELFAEETNITHIFITNLLTSKKKLSEIGANDIGKLVEFECSIVQASKNKSRTTEAEYLCFECGTKRTVKLDFWEDPEKKKVSCPNCSNQRMTIDSKSRITFQELIVQQLEVSQDGKQHTASLFLEDSEPIYSGKLRVVAVPIEKYKKGTSVADIHLYAFGYEEIDNIDINITEDDIENIYKIAKDPEVIEKLANYMLRETKGMDEVKKAIFLQQVKGVEKGDKRRNLNILLITDPGVGKSTMMHQLKKLPNTKYATMSGASGAGLIGGINKEKTEFGESWVVKPGIYALADGGTVCLDEFTHNKEVMPYVHDAMESQMAKITKMQNNLELPARCATLAACNPKLGRYDSNLSVMEQVPIKPETLSRFDLIFPLRDVPDNENDKDILKFIIRSGNEKIKGTEKKIKINGVELSDELLIKYLHYVDENFKPTISDEAEELIIDYYLKMRELSKNGAITITTRQAESLIRLSEVVAKARLKNEVDTEDAREAIELMQFCLEQISYDPETGKIDIDKVYGIPKSKREKSEQVLKIIEDENKCKDIVSEEIIFERAEKEYNITIEEVERILEVLSIRGEIYSPKFGYWRTT
- a CDS encoding DUF2080 family transposase-associated protein translates to MAQVEIIKTVKPTGNTGHITIPKKFIGKQVKIIIENEKEKRDKNDCTGKR
- a CDS encoding winged helix-turn-helix transcriptional regulator — protein: MDLLKIISKKNNRLVLKLLSQYNKLYYSAIKKELGIYDKLLNNALDELVNVGLVKKEIENPKVRTSKVYYSLTGFGKKAVKLYDYAEQLEKELEEELEEKSLISINGSVGDNNIIANNIQNSKISFKK
- a CDS encoding type IV secretory system conjugative DNA transfer family protein yields the protein MAGANIKHIIINGASGTGKSEYFKRNILKPAIKKKVKVVVIDPEDEYDGIYKTSTKSILNDLRTKPIIRYVPNLRQDNYLEQLDRLYQKIFDNVKGCIIAIDEARFCGGAQYKLSSGLLELITRGRKRGLKLVVITQRIALLDKTITGNCQIKVLFKCAEDVDWDRYRKVNKELTDKLKHSKNDHAYIYITGLNAKLVE